A region from the Polyangiaceae bacterium genome encodes:
- the rpoC gene encoding DNA-directed RNA polymerase subunit beta' gives MRDIFSFFEKPKDPLSFSAMRISLASPEKIREWSHGEVKKPETINYRTFKPERDGLFCAKIFGPVKDYECICGKYKRMKHRGIVCEKCGVEVIQSKVRRERLGHINLATPVAHIWFLKSLPSRIGNILDITLKDLEKVLYCEAYIVIDPKDTGLGVGELLSEDRYVQLLEEYGDDRFDAGMGGEAVLEMLKRVDVHSLAEQLRGEMRTSTSEAKRKKIAKRLKVVEAFRGSGNRPEWMMLTVIPVLPPDLRPLVPLDGGRFATSDLNDLYRRVINRNNRLKRLLELNAPEIIIRNERRMLQEAVDALFDNGRRGKTITGPNKRPLKSLSDMLKGKQGRFRQNLLGKRVDYSGRSVIVVGPTLKLHQCGLPKKMALELFKPFIYNKLEERGFVNTIKSAKKMVEKERPEVWDILDEVISEHPVLLNRAPTLHRLGIQAFEPVLIEGKAIQLHPLVCAAFNADFDGDQMAVHVPLSIEAQMEARVLMMSTNNILSPANGRPIINPTQDIVLGLYYATRLRRFARGSYRENALTYDEGKGELSGYLRGVFASPDEVRMAYDNGVVDLHSGIKVRIKDRDDEGKQRSRVVATTVGRVIIAEILPPGIPFDYVNKVLNKKALSALIDVCYRKHKNKETVLLADRLRTLGFTHATRAGISICMDDMVIPDKKKELIDAAQAELERVVDQYQEGLITDGERYNKVVDIWAGVADRVTEEMMQVIGREVMTDPETNESSDESSFNPVYIMADSGARGSTQQMRQLAAMRGLMAKPSGEIIETPITANFREGLSVLQYFISTHGARKGLADTALKTANSGYLTRRLVDVAQDAVVAEFDCGTLDGIRVTKLEEAGEVIQPLGDRILGRVVLEDVVDPLTGEVLVEANTELDETLVRQIEEAGIEEVVIRSVLTCQTRRGVCSMCYGRDLARGYRVNIGEAVGIIAAQSIGEPGTQLTMRTFHIGGAAARGKIEQSSLETRTEGTVQLRNVQLANKQDGSVVVMNRHGELVIMDDTGREREHHRLVYGAMLKCKDGDRVPAASIVAEWDPFAAPILTEVGGIVKFGDLVEGVTVIEKVDEVTGLSRKIVIESRAADLRPRITISDPETGEPMKLPGTELDARYLLPVGANIVAQEGEQISAGEALVKIPRDTTKVQDITGGLPRVAELFEARKPKDHAIISEIDGMVSFGKDTKGKRKVVITPYGIDGQLLSDQAREYLVPKGKHIQVQPGDHVRAGDPLQDGPANPHDILRVKGEKELAAWLVNEIQQVYRLQGVGINDKHIEAIVRQMLRRVRIKEVGDTNFLIDEQVEKYIFERENMRMMERGGQPAVAEPMLLGITKASLSTESFISASSFQETTKVLTEAAICGKTDDLRGIKENVIMGRLIPAGTGLPAYKRLQVVVEDKQAQLSPVAYAPAVQAEITPAVGEE, from the coding sequence ATGCGTGACATCTTCTCCTTCTTCGAGAAGCCCAAGGATCCGTTGTCGTTCTCCGCGATGCGGATCTCGCTCGCCAGCCCCGAGAAGATCCGCGAGTGGTCTCACGGCGAGGTGAAGAAGCCGGAGACCATCAACTACCGGACCTTCAAGCCGGAACGGGACGGCCTGTTCTGCGCCAAGATCTTCGGCCCCGTGAAGGACTACGAGTGCATCTGCGGCAAGTACAAGCGCATGAAGCACCGCGGGATCGTGTGCGAGAAGTGCGGCGTCGAGGTGATTCAGTCCAAGGTGCGTCGTGAGCGCCTCGGCCACATCAACCTCGCCACGCCGGTCGCCCACATCTGGTTCCTCAAGAGCCTCCCCAGCCGCATCGGCAACATCCTCGACATCACCCTCAAGGATCTGGAAAAGGTCCTGTACTGCGAGGCGTACATCGTCATCGACCCGAAGGACACCGGTCTCGGGGTAGGTGAGCTCCTCAGCGAGGACCGCTACGTCCAGCTCCTCGAGGAGTACGGGGACGACCGTTTCGACGCCGGCATGGGCGGCGAAGCCGTGCTCGAGATGCTGAAGCGCGTGGACGTGCACAGCCTCGCGGAGCAGCTCCGCGGTGAGATGCGTACCAGCACCAGCGAGGCGAAGCGCAAGAAGATCGCCAAGCGTCTGAAGGTGGTGGAGGCGTTCCGCGGTAGCGGCAACCGCCCGGAGTGGATGATGCTGACCGTCATCCCGGTCCTGCCGCCGGACCTGCGACCCCTGGTGCCGTTGGATGGTGGCCGCTTCGCGACCAGCGATCTCAACGACCTTTACCGTCGCGTGATCAATCGGAACAACCGCCTCAAGCGGCTCCTGGAGCTGAACGCGCCGGAGATCATCATCCGCAACGAGCGCCGCATGCTGCAAGAGGCAGTGGATGCGCTGTTCGACAACGGCCGCCGCGGCAAGACCATCACGGGTCCCAACAAGCGCCCGCTCAAGAGCCTGTCCGACATGCTCAAGGGCAAGCAGGGCCGGTTCCGTCAGAACCTGCTCGGCAAGCGTGTGGACTACTCGGGCCGTTCCGTCATCGTCGTCGGTCCCACGCTCAAGCTTCACCAGTGCGGCTTGCCGAAGAAGATGGCGCTCGAGCTGTTCAAGCCCTTCATCTACAACAAGCTGGAGGAGCGCGGCTTCGTCAACACCATCAAGAGTGCCAAGAAGATGGTGGAGAAGGAGCGTCCCGAGGTGTGGGACATCCTGGACGAGGTCATCAGCGAGCATCCCGTGCTCCTGAACCGCGCGCCCACCCTGCACCGTCTCGGCATCCAGGCATTCGAACCGGTGCTCATCGAGGGCAAGGCCATCCAGCTCCACCCGCTGGTCTGCGCAGCCTTCAACGCGGACTTCGACGGCGACCAGATGGCGGTCCACGTGCCGCTCTCCATCGAAGCTCAGATGGAGGCTCGCGTGCTCATGATGAGCACGAACAACATTCTGTCGCCCGCCAACGGCCGGCCCATCATCAACCCGACCCAGGACATCGTGCTGGGGCTCTATTACGCGACCCGGCTGCGCCGTTTCGCGCGGGGCAGCTACCGTGAAAATGCCCTGACCTACGACGAGGGCAAGGGCGAGCTGTCGGGCTACCTACGTGGCGTGTTCGCGTCTCCGGACGAGGTGCGCATGGCCTACGACAACGGCGTCGTGGACCTGCACTCCGGCATCAAGGTTCGGATCAAGGATCGCGACGACGAGGGCAAGCAGCGCTCGCGCGTGGTGGCTACCACCGTGGGCCGCGTCATCATCGCGGAGATCCTGCCGCCCGGTATTCCCTTCGACTACGTCAACAAGGTGCTCAACAAGAAGGCCCTGTCGGCGCTGATCGACGTCTGCTACCGCAAGCACAAGAACAAGGAAACGGTGCTGCTGGCAGACCGTCTCCGCACGCTGGGCTTCACCCACGCTACCCGCGCCGGTATCTCCATCTGCATGGATGACATGGTCATCCCGGACAAGAAGAAGGAGCTGATCGACGCGGCCCAGGCAGAGCTCGAACGCGTGGTCGATCAGTACCAAGAAGGCCTCATCACCGACGGCGAGCGTTACAACAAGGTGGTCGACATCTGGGCCGGCGTCGCGGACCGCGTGACGGAAGAGATGATGCAGGTCATCGGCCGCGAGGTGATGACGGATCCGGAGACCAACGAGAGCAGCGACGAATCGAGCTTCAACCCCGTCTACATCATGGCGGATTCCGGAGCTCGTGGTTCGACGCAGCAGATGCGGCAGCTGGCGGCCATGCGCGGGCTGATGGCCAAGCCTTCGGGCGAGATCATCGAGACGCCCATCACCGCGAACTTCCGCGAAGGTCTCAGCGTGCTGCAGTACTTCATCTCGACGCACGGCGCGCGCAAGGGCTTGGCGGATACCGCCCTCAAGACCGCGAACTCCGGCTACCTCACGCGACGTCTGGTGGACGTGGCACAAGACGCCGTGGTCGCGGAGTTCGACTGCGGGACCCTCGACGGCATTCGCGTCACCAAGCTCGAAGAGGCGGGCGAGGTCATTCAGCCGCTGGGCGATCGCATTCTCGGTCGCGTGGTGCTGGAGGACGTGGTGGACCCGCTCACCGGCGAGGTCTTGGTCGAGGCCAACACCGAGCTCGATGAGACCCTGGTTCGTCAGATCGAGGAAGCCGGCATCGAAGAGGTCGTCATCCGCTCCGTGCTCACCTGCCAGACTCGCCGTGGTGTGTGCTCCATGTGCTACGGCCGTGACCTGGCGCGTGGCTACCGCGTGAACATCGGCGAGGCCGTCGGCATCATTGCCGCGCAGTCCATCGGCGAGCCCGGCACTCAGCTCACCATGCGTACGTTCCACATCGGTGGCGCAGCGGCCCGCGGCAAGATCGAGCAGAGTTCGCTCGAGACGCGCACCGAAGGCACCGTACAGCTCCGTAACGTGCAGCTCGCGAACAAGCAGGACGGCTCGGTCGTGGTCATGAATCGCCACGGCGAGCTCGTGATCATGGACGATACGGGCCGCGAGCGTGAGCACCACCGTCTGGTGTACGGCGCCATGCTCAAGTGCAAGGATGGAGACCGAGTCCCGGCCGCGTCCATCGTGGCGGAGTGGGATCCCTTCGCGGCCCCCATCCTCACCGAGGTGGGCGGTATCGTGAAGTTCGGCGACCTGGTCGAAGGCGTCACCGTCATCGAGAAGGTCGACGAGGTCACGGGTCTTTCGCGCAAGATCGTCATCGAGTCGCGCGCGGCGGATCTCCGCCCGCGGATCACGATCTCGGATCCGGAGACCGGCGAGCCGATGAAGCTGCCGGGGACCGAGCTCGACGCCCGCTACCTGCTGCCGGTTGGCGCCAACATCGTGGCGCAGGAAGGCGAGCAAATCTCGGCCGGCGAGGCGCTGGTCAAGATCCCGCGGGACACCACCAAGGTGCAGGACATCACTGGTGGTCTGCCCCGCGTGGCGGAGCTGTTCGAGGCGCGCAAGCCGAAGGATCACGCCATCATCAGCGAGATCGACGGCATGGTGAGCTTCGGCAAGGACACCAAGGGCAAGCGCAAGGTCGTGATCACGCCCTATGGCATCGACGGCCAACTGCTCTCGGACCAGGCGCGCGAGTACCTGGTGCCCAAGGGCAAGCACATCCAGGTGCAGCCGGGTGACCACGTCCGCGCCGGTGATCCCCTGCAGGACGGACCCGCGAACCCGCACGACATCTTGCGCGTGAAGGGCGAGAAGGAGCTCGCGGCTTGGCTCGTCAACGAGATCCAGCAGGTGTATCGCCTGCAGGGCGTGGGCATCAACGACAAGCACATCGAAGCGATCGTGCGTCAGATGCTGCGCCGGGTCCGCATCAAGGAGGTCGGCGACACCAACTTCCTGATCGACGAGCAGGTCGAGAAGTACATCTTCGAGCGCGAGAACATGCGGATGATGGAGCGTGGTGGTCAGCCCGCCGTCGCGGAGCCCATGCTCCTCGGCATCACCAAGGCGTCGCTGTCCACGGAGTCCTTCATCAGTGCGTCCTCCTTCCAGGAGACGACGAAGGTGCTCACCGAGGCCGCGATCTGCGGCAAGACGGACGATCTCCGCGGCATCAAAGAGAACGTCATCATGGGTCGGCTGATCCCTGCGGGAACCGGTCTGCCGGCGTACAAGCGCCTGCAGGTGGTCGTGGAGGACAAGCAGGCTCAGCTGTCACCGGTGGCTTACGCCCCAGCGGTACAGGCCGAGATCACTCCCGCCGTCGGCGAGGAGTGA
- a CDS encoding IgGFc-binding protein — protein sequence MHKRLAGLLGVMALVGCGGSGSGGGGTHDGGLDASAGSGGVSGTGTGGDGGSGGVAGGTGGVGGGSGGVSGGDAGVGGSAGAGGTAGDGGTPTPTLAGTEFWAVDLPMSRGPDAAWDKPWHLLVHNPGSAAANVTVERNDAAPGATPAPTKVSDTNVLAGQSLTITMPTREVSGMTSSTADPPGPPYTLLSSNAFHVTSTAPILLYQQNGDDAANGGTALLPATELGTKHHVLGWPTTNPTAPISIPGIPDHSSVTIVGTAAGTSVTVTAGGAMLGNGTISAKKAGEQLSLQLGPFDVLNLSSDGGTGDLTGTIVEASAPVAVFSSGERITVPYAGFAPPAPTFAGHDPNDTCCTDHFELQIPPNGALGQSYAIAKSPLRSGSSFVEPDFVRVVGTSAGTTVSTSLPAPFDSFTVSAGEVHDIWATTSFTLTSSAPLLVGQLLASKNFTTQDTGDPSMFLVTDSPAFQKHFGFQADATWTTSTLVVIAPSTSGLQLDGAALPSSCSSSALGASYQRVECAVTAGSHILDSSVPVGAYLYGYGATASIVLPLSGT from the coding sequence ATGCACAAGCGCTTGGCGGGGCTCTTGGGTGTGATGGCGTTGGTGGGCTGCGGAGGCAGCGGCTCGGGGGGTGGCGGTACACACGACGGAGGTTTGGACGCCAGTGCCGGAAGCGGGGGCGTTAGCGGCACGGGGACCGGTGGTGATGGCGGGAGCGGGGGCGTGGCTGGAGGCACGGGCGGTGTGGGCGGCGGCAGTGGCGGAGTGAGCGGCGGCGATGCTGGCGTGGGTGGCAGCGCCGGAGCGGGCGGCACCGCGGGGGACGGCGGGACCCCGACTCCCACGCTAGCGGGAACCGAGTTTTGGGCCGTAGACCTGCCCATGTCCCGCGGTCCGGACGCAGCGTGGGACAAGCCCTGGCACTTGTTGGTGCACAACCCAGGCAGCGCCGCCGCCAACGTCACCGTGGAGCGGAACGACGCCGCGCCCGGAGCGACGCCGGCGCCGACCAAGGTCTCGGACACGAACGTGCTCGCGGGACAGAGCTTGACGATCACCATGCCCACCCGCGAGGTGAGCGGCATGACGAGCTCCACGGCGGATCCTCCGGGACCGCCGTACACGCTGCTCTCGTCGAACGCCTTTCACGTGACCTCGACGGCGCCCATCCTGCTCTATCAGCAGAACGGTGATGACGCCGCCAACGGCGGCACGGCGCTGTTGCCCGCAACTGAGCTCGGCACGAAGCATCACGTGTTGGGATGGCCCACTACCAATCCGACGGCGCCCATCTCCATCCCGGGCATCCCGGATCACAGCTCCGTGACCATCGTGGGCACGGCGGCGGGGACTTCGGTCACGGTCACGGCAGGGGGAGCCATGCTCGGAAACGGCACGATTTCTGCCAAAAAGGCCGGCGAGCAGCTCTCGCTGCAACTTGGCCCGTTCGACGTGTTGAACCTGTCGAGCGATGGGGGCACGGGGGACTTGACGGGAACCATCGTGGAAGCCAGCGCGCCGGTCGCGGTGTTCTCCAGCGGCGAGCGCATCACCGTTCCCTACGCCGGCTTCGCTCCTCCCGCGCCCACGTTCGCCGGCCACGATCCGAACGACACCTGCTGCACCGACCACTTCGAGCTGCAGATCCCTCCGAACGGCGCGCTCGGGCAGAGCTATGCCATCGCGAAGAGCCCGCTTCGCTCGGGGAGCTCGTTCGTGGAGCCCGACTTCGTGCGGGTCGTCGGCACCTCCGCGGGGACCACCGTCTCCACCAGCTTGCCGGCTCCTTTCGACAGTTTCACGGTGTCGGCCGGTGAGGTCCACGACATCTGGGCCACGACGAGCTTCACGCTCACCAGCAGCGCGCCCCTATTGGTGGGGCAGCTGCTCGCCTCCAAGAACTTCACGACGCAAGACACAGGTGATCCGTCGATGTTCTTGGTGACGGATAGCCCTGCGTTCCAGAAGCACTTCGGCTTCCAGGCCGACGCGACATGGACCACGAGCACCCTCGTCGTGATCGCACCCTCCACCAGCGGACTGCAACTCGATGGAGCGGCGCTCCCCTCGAGCTGCAGCTCGTCCGCCCTCGGTGCCAGCTACCAACGGGTGGAGTGTGCTGTTACGGCCGGTAGCCACATCTTGGACAGCTCCGTGCCGGTCGGCGCCTACCTCTACGGCTACGGAGCGACGGCCTCGATCGTGCTGCCCCTCTCGGGCACCTGA
- a CDS encoding PPC domain-containing protein, with protein MKGSAIFTGLVLLSTTLAVGCSTDTAAPVGGGGNQQLDPSDLVKPEEGKADASYLGVFLEFEFDAEVLVSGSWGVSSKIEDQLLYTIGHLNGEKAVGRLDKLEITNVQTSSEGGNTLVKYHAKLPVAWGRKDAVPETYTLKIPRDGTFTGYESFTEKYKHDCVEWGAHDVDTGSMWYYYRPNNSSCHLEEADVVTTVATVKPSGTQTTGKYPEYDQVWKDDLFKVVAIFGKYEDGATSASDAGISAYNEFVKSIKSRLSAHQLTTTPAQVPTSPGVEMPDITFEATLADGKKVQVTTLLVDNVRTAGYAFDKRYEELSGTADFIVYNGHAGLGANIRALAQKGKWVQGQYAVVFMNGCDTYAYVDSELWDDHAAVNPDDPKGTKYLDIVTNAMPAYFRSDAGATMAFVNGLLSYEQPKTYEQIFKEVDGSQIILVSGEEDNAFVPGGGGGTPEAWEGMNESGSVAKNEEIRYATPTLTPGRYRFDMDGDSDADLYVRVGEAPEKNLYDCRPYKYGSKESCEVEITTPAPVHVMVRGWASSSSYTLAGSPE; from the coding sequence ATGAAAGGCAGCGCGATCTTCACCGGTCTGGTTCTCCTGAGCACGACGCTCGCCGTCGGTTGCTCCACCGACACCGCCGCGCCCGTGGGCGGTGGTGGCAACCAGCAGCTCGACCCAAGCGATCTGGTGAAGCCCGAAGAGGGCAAGGCAGATGCGAGCTACCTCGGCGTGTTCCTCGAGTTCGAGTTCGATGCAGAGGTGCTCGTCAGCGGCAGCTGGGGCGTGAGCTCCAAGATCGAAGATCAGCTGCTCTACACCATCGGGCACCTGAACGGCGAGAAGGCGGTCGGTCGTCTCGACAAGCTCGAGATCACGAACGTGCAAACGAGCAGCGAGGGCGGCAACACTCTCGTGAAGTATCACGCGAAGCTTCCCGTGGCCTGGGGTCGCAAGGACGCAGTGCCCGAGACGTACACTCTCAAGATCCCGCGCGACGGCACCTTCACCGGCTACGAGAGCTTCACGGAGAAGTACAAGCACGACTGCGTGGAGTGGGGCGCCCACGACGTGGATACCGGGAGCATGTGGTACTACTACCGCCCCAACAACTCCTCTTGTCATCTCGAGGAAGCCGACGTGGTCACGACCGTGGCGACGGTCAAACCCTCGGGCACGCAGACCACCGGCAAGTATCCCGAGTACGACCAGGTCTGGAAGGACGACCTGTTCAAGGTCGTGGCCATCTTCGGCAAGTACGAGGACGGCGCCACGAGCGCTTCGGACGCCGGGATTTCCGCCTACAACGAGTTCGTGAAGAGCATCAAGAGCCGGCTGTCCGCTCACCAGCTGACCACCACGCCAGCGCAGGTTCCGACCTCTCCGGGCGTCGAGATGCCGGACATCACCTTCGAGGCCACGCTGGCCGACGGCAAGAAGGTGCAGGTCACCACGCTCCTGGTCGACAACGTGCGCACTGCTGGTTACGCCTTCGACAAGCGTTATGAGGAGCTGAGCGGCACCGCGGACTTCATCGTGTACAACGGCCACGCGGGCCTGGGCGCCAACATCCGCGCGTTGGCTCAGAAGGGCAAGTGGGTCCAGGGCCAATACGCGGTCGTGTTCATGAACGGCTGCGACACCTACGCCTACGTGGACTCCGAGCTGTGGGACGACCACGCTGCCGTGAACCCCGATGACCCGAAGGGCACCAAGTACCTCGACATCGTCACCAACGCGATGCCGGCCTACTTCCGTTCGGACGCTGGCGCGACCATGGCCTTCGTCAACGGCCTGCTCAGCTACGAGCAGCCGAAGACCTACGAGCAGATCTTCAAGGAGGTCGACGGCTCGCAGATCATCCTGGTCAGCGGCGAAGAGGACAACGCCTTCGTGCCCGGCGGCGGCGGCGGCACGCCAGAGGCTTGGGAAGGCATGAACGAGAGCGGCAGCGTGGCCAAGAACGAAGAGATCCGCTACGCCACGCCGACGCTCACGCCGGGCCGCTATCGCTTCGACATGGACGGCGACAGCGACGCCGACCTGTACGTGCGCGTCGGCGAGGCTCCCGAAAAGAACCTCTACGATTGCCGTCCCTACAAGTACGGCTCCAAGGAGAGCTGCGAGGTCGAGATCACCACGCCGGCGCCGGTTCACGTGATGGTGCGCGGCTGGGCGTCGAGCTCGAGCTACACGCTGGCGGGCAGCCCCGAGTAG
- a CDS encoding serine/threonine protein kinase produces the protein MSSVPPPAQLAPGARLDRYELLAPIAQGGMAQVWVARLTGHHGFERLVAIKTILSQHAADPRFQRMFLDEARIIANIHHPNVAQILDLGEQVDLLYLVLEWIEGDSVSALRRVVHGSGEKLPLGIVLRIVSDTLNGLHAAHEVKSPDGTLLGVVHRDVSPANVLVSHTGEVKVIDFGVAKAVDRLSEETSAGVIKGKVAYMAPEQALGRDVDRRADIWAAGVMLYQLLSGRTPYEGDNQLATLARLVKGMPPEPLRGVPNEVAEVVYTALCYEPNGRYATADEMHRALETLIIQLCGPTTQTDVAAYVSSKLAERLARRKKMVSRALDAAEQRSELAAEFESSVTHSSSIAVMGDLKTPTGDRAMLAEALERASREPPPQPLPAAGTPPPPALTQPAPPQAQPARPPVDLEALARESLDSEPNFGTRRRAPIIAIGFAAALVLLGYGAWLAYDRISTERELSAPPTAQ, from the coding sequence ATGAGCTCGGTGCCTCCGCCTGCACAGCTGGCGCCAGGAGCGCGACTTGATCGCTACGAGCTCTTGGCCCCCATCGCCCAGGGCGGCATGGCCCAGGTTTGGGTGGCGCGGCTCACCGGCCACCACGGCTTCGAGCGTTTGGTCGCGATCAAGACGATCCTGTCCCAACACGCGGCGGACCCTCGCTTCCAGCGCATGTTCCTGGACGAGGCGCGCATCATCGCCAACATCCACCATCCGAACGTGGCGCAGATCCTGGATCTGGGCGAGCAGGTGGATCTGCTCTACCTGGTGCTGGAGTGGATCGAAGGCGACTCGGTGTCCGCTCTCCGTCGGGTGGTCCATGGCTCCGGAGAGAAGCTGCCGCTGGGCATCGTCCTCAGAATCGTGAGCGACACACTGAATGGCCTGCACGCCGCCCACGAGGTGAAGAGTCCAGACGGCACCCTCCTCGGGGTGGTGCATCGCGACGTGTCCCCCGCCAACGTCTTGGTGAGCCACACCGGTGAGGTCAAGGTCATCGACTTCGGCGTGGCCAAGGCCGTGGATCGCTTGAGCGAGGAGACCAGCGCGGGTGTCATCAAGGGCAAGGTCGCGTACATGGCCCCGGAGCAGGCTCTGGGCAGGGACGTGGACCGCCGCGCAGACATTTGGGCCGCGGGGGTGATGCTGTATCAACTGCTATCGGGTAGGACCCCGTACGAAGGTGACAATCAGCTCGCCACGCTCGCGCGGTTGGTGAAGGGCATGCCCCCGGAGCCACTACGCGGCGTGCCGAACGAGGTCGCGGAAGTGGTGTACACCGCGCTGTGCTACGAGCCGAACGGACGCTACGCGACCGCGGACGAAATGCACCGAGCGCTGGAGACGCTGATCATCCAGCTGTGCGGCCCCACCACGCAGACAGACGTGGCCGCCTACGTTTCCAGCAAGCTCGCCGAGCGTCTCGCACGCCGCAAGAAGATGGTGAGCCGCGCCCTCGACGCAGCCGAGCAGCGCTCCGAGCTCGCCGCGGAGTTCGAGTCGTCCGTGACGCATTCGAGCTCGATCGCGGTGATGGGCGATCTCAAGACGCCCACGGGTGACCGCGCCATGTTGGCCGAAGCGCTGGAGCGCGCCAGCCGCGAACCGCCGCCCCAGCCGCTGCCCGCTGCCGGGACGCCCCCGCCGCCAGCGCTCACGCAGCCGGCACCGCCGCAGGCGCAGCCCGCGCGGCCGCCGGTCGATCTCGAAGCGCTGGCCCGCGAGTCCCTCGACTCCGAGCCCAATTTCGGAACGCGCCGTCGCGCTCCCATCATTGCCATCGGCTTTGCCGCAGCGCTCGTGCTGCTCGGCTATGGGGCGTGGCTGGCGTACGACCGTATCTCTACCGAGCGAGAGCTGTCCGCGCCACCGACGGCACAATGA
- a CDS encoding TerB family tellurite resistance protein, whose amino-acid sequence MSTNPILGLDVYVALAAVGWADGQLTREAADAILRTASEEGIEIEQLSKIEDAVKEPVDVGVVDRMNMSKSDRLYVYAVASWIAALDGPATDKEQEALDKLGLALGVPEPPRRHADEIMREIAAQDSRPERFDLHALRKTLDERLEAARAARLAQSEDAES is encoded by the coding sequence ATGTCGACGAACCCGATCCTCGGGCTGGACGTTTACGTGGCACTGGCAGCAGTGGGCTGGGCGGATGGCCAGCTCACCCGAGAAGCGGCAGACGCGATCTTACGGACGGCGTCCGAAGAGGGGATCGAGATCGAACAGCTGTCCAAGATCGAGGACGCCGTGAAGGAGCCGGTAGACGTGGGCGTCGTCGATCGGATGAACATGAGCAAATCCGATCGCTTGTACGTCTACGCCGTCGCCTCCTGGATCGCGGCGTTGGACGGGCCCGCCACCGACAAGGAGCAAGAGGCTCTCGACAAGCTGGGCCTGGCCTTGGGGGTTCCCGAACCTCCGCGTCGCCATGCCGACGAGATCATGCGTGAAATCGCCGCGCAGGACTCGCGGCCGGAGCGTTTCGATTTGCACGCTCTACGCAAGACGTTGGACGAACGACTGGAGGCGGCCCGCGCGGCGCGCTTGGCTCAGTCCGAGGACGCCGAGTCCTGA